From Gigantopelta aegis isolate Gae_Host chromosome 11, Gae_host_genome, whole genome shotgun sequence, the proteins below share one genomic window:
- the LOC121384961 gene encoding uncharacterized protein LOC121384961 encodes MKLLCVVVSMVISYNQCKGLWISTELLHKIPIFGYMDINNDGKVTEAEIAALSGQPELDGLLMTTFTLADIDDNGYLDKKENADYVRNNPEQVKKWYKRFHKAVQGRMRFN; translated from the exons ATGAAGCTCCTTTGTGTAGTTGTCTCGATGGTCATTTCTTATAACCAATGCAAGGGTCTGTGGATATCAACAGAG ctgCTACATAAGATTCCGATCTTCGGCTACATGGACATTAACAACGACGGCAAAGTGACAGAAGCTGAGATCGCCGCCCTTTCCGGCCAGCCAGAGCTCGACGGTCTACTGATGACCACCTTTACGCTAGCAGATATTGACG ATAATGGTTATCTGGACAAAAAGGAAAACGCGGACTACGTTAGGAACAACCCAGAA CAAGTGAAGAAATGGTACAAACGCTTTCATAAGGCAGTACAAGGGCGAATGCGTTTCAACTAA